In Paenibacillus sp. BIC5C1, a genomic segment contains:
- the spoIIID gene encoding sporulation transcriptional regulator SpoIIID, whose protein sequence is MHDYIKERTIKIGRCIVETRNTVRTIAKEFGVSKSTVHKDLTERLPEINPDLADQVKHILEYHKSIRHLRGGEATKIKYKKTSGKKREVLASAKS, encoded by the coding sequence GTGCACGATTACATCAAGGAACGGACCATAAAAATTGGTCGCTGCATTGTTGAGACGAGGAATACGGTCCGTACCATAGCCAAGGAATTCGGCGTGTCAAAGAGTACTGTGCATAAGGATCTGACGGAGCGTCTGCCGGAAATTAACCCTGATCTTGCTGACCAGGTGAAACACATTCTGGAGTATCATAAGTCCATCCGTCATTTGCGGGGCGGTGAAGCGACCAAAATTAAATACAAAAAAACAAGCGGTAAAAAACGCGAGGTGTTGGCTTCCGCTAAATCGTAG
- a CDS encoding M23 family metallopeptidase, with amino-acid sequence MNEQNKKSVQEETPKTTQGVPASQPSSWKRAMSKRWVFPAAYIAAAGIILTLVWVYQGTGDKTLNSDPASGVVETGASAGTEGTAVNGEQESVEVVAKSENFVWPVAVPSEISVVKPFYDNEASTEEHEAAMVQYNDTFIPNTGVDLARGDNKTFEVKAALGGKVTRVEQNPLTGQVVEITHSDNLKTVYQSLADVKVKQDDEVKQGDAIASAGVNELEKTLGNHLHFEVYEDGQPVNPQGYLPEK; translated from the coding sequence ATGAATGAACAAAACAAAAAATCAGTCCAAGAAGAAACTCCTAAAACAACTCAAGGAGTACCGGCTAGCCAGCCCTCTTCATGGAAAAGAGCAATGTCCAAACGTTGGGTCTTCCCGGCAGCCTACATCGCAGCAGCAGGCATTATACTAACCTTAGTGTGGGTCTATCAGGGCACAGGCGACAAAACGCTGAACTCGGACCCTGCTAGCGGGGTAGTAGAAACAGGCGCATCGGCGGGTACAGAAGGAACAGCGGTTAACGGAGAACAGGAAAGTGTGGAAGTTGTTGCAAAGTCGGAGAATTTTGTATGGCCAGTAGCGGTTCCGTCCGAAATTTCGGTAGTAAAACCTTTCTATGACAACGAAGCTTCAACTGAGGAACATGAAGCAGCGATGGTGCAGTACAATGACACATTTATTCCGAACACGGGTGTAGATCTGGCACGTGGTGATAACAAAACGTTCGAGGTTAAAGCGGCACTCGGCGGAAAAGTTACCCGGGTAGAGCAAAACCCGCTGACAGGTCAAGTTGTGGAAATCACACACAGTGATAACCTCAAAACCGTATACCAAAGCCTGGCTGACGTCAAAGTGAAACAGGATGATGAAGTGAAGCAAGGAGATGCAATTGCATCGGCTGGCGTTAATGAACTGGAAAAAACGCTGGGCAACCACCTTCACTTTGAAGTTTACGAAGACGGACAACCGGTTAACCCGCAAGGATATCTTCCGGAAAAATAA
- the spoIID gene encoding stage II sporulation protein D — protein MKEARVQVKVPLVPRPLVKEPEEVAGFGVEKDKLASTNIRTVPDEPITTSSRGATSKQESAQNTAARIHIPVIELDQFRRVKRRRMRTFGRGRRWGKNNARWQPAAAVSAVLALALLIPAILVWPRTDDSVKPIPVPPGTGSVTTPAPSPAVPVTYPEPQVRVYLSATGTTMNLPLEDYVTGVVAAEMPAEFRLEALKAQAIAARTFIVRRLAANDTSGVPSGEADVTDTVSHQVFIPPEKVKADWTRLGKAKEWEKLQQAVHESKDSVMTYQGKAITASFFSTSNGYTENAEDVWGNPVPYLQSVASPWDKKLAPGFEETITMKRSEILQKLNLGANAIPVSAQQSGGWMEVLSTTQGHRIKEIQIAGKTFSGPEVRKLLGLRSSQFSWKTDGNEVEITTYGYGHGVGMSQWGANGMAQEGHTATQILKHYYTGISFGQASKMLASK, from the coding sequence ATGAAAGAAGCCCGTGTGCAGGTTAAGGTACCTCTTGTCCCTCGTCCACTAGTGAAGGAGCCAGAAGAGGTTGCTGGTTTCGGTGTGGAAAAAGACAAGCTTGCTTCAACGAACATCAGAACTGTTCCAGATGAGCCCATAACAACATCTTCTAGAGGGGCCACCTCCAAACAGGAGTCAGCTCAAAACACTGCGGCACGTATACACATTCCTGTCATTGAATTAGATCAGTTTCGTCGTGTGAAACGCCGCCGAATGCGTACGTTCGGCCGAGGACGCAGATGGGGCAAGAACAACGCTCGCTGGCAACCAGCGGCGGCTGTATCGGCAGTACTGGCACTTGCGCTGTTGATCCCCGCCATTCTAGTCTGGCCGCGGACGGATGATTCTGTTAAACCGATCCCTGTCCCACCAGGTACAGGCAGTGTAACGACTCCAGCACCTTCTCCGGCTGTACCCGTCACCTACCCTGAACCCCAAGTAAGGGTGTACCTGTCCGCAACCGGTACAACGATGAATCTTCCGCTTGAAGATTATGTTACCGGAGTAGTCGCTGCCGAGATGCCAGCGGAGTTCAGATTGGAAGCTCTGAAGGCACAGGCTATTGCTGCAAGGACATTTATTGTAAGAAGGCTGGCAGCCAACGATACGAGCGGTGTACCTTCAGGAGAAGCTGATGTAACGGATACTGTGAGTCATCAGGTGTTCATACCACCAGAAAAAGTGAAAGCGGACTGGACACGTCTGGGGAAAGCAAAAGAATGGGAGAAGCTGCAGCAGGCTGTCCATGAAAGCAAGGATTCCGTCATGACATATCAAGGTAAGGCGATTACAGCATCCTTTTTCTCCACAAGCAACGGATATACGGAGAATGCAGAGGATGTCTGGGGGAACCCTGTACCTTATTTGCAAAGTGTAGCGAGTCCGTGGGATAAAAAACTGGCCCCAGGCTTTGAGGAAACCATCACAATGAAGCGCAGTGAGATTCTCCAAAAGTTGAATCTGGGTGCAAATGCCATCCCTGTGAGCGCGCAGCAGAGCGGTGGCTGGATGGAAGTATTGTCGACAACGCAAGGCCATCGCATCAAGGAGATACAAATTGCAGGTAAAACGTTTAGCGGGCCGGAAGTTCGAAAACTGCTTGGGCTTCGATCCAGCCAGTTCAGCTGGAAGACCGATGGAAACGAGGTTGAAATTACAACGTATGGATACGGCCATGGAGTCGGCATGAGCCAGTGGGGAGCCAACGGCATGGCACAGGAGGGACACACCGCGACCCAGATTCTCAAACACTACTACACGGGCATCTCCTTCGGACAGGCATCCAAGATGCTAGCCTCCAAATAG
- the murA gene encoding UDP-N-acetylglucosamine 1-carboxyvinyltransferase, whose translation MSKFIVRGGKRLTGSVKVSGAKNSVLPIIAASLLGEEGQSVIIDAPPLDDVMTINKVLESLGAGVTYRDEVITVNAEKLTSCEAPYEWVSKMRASFLVMGPLLTRMGHTRISLPGGCAIGTRPIDQHLKGFEAMGAEISLGQGYIEARSQGRLRGAKIYLDVASVGATQNIMMAATLAEGVTVLENAAKEPEIVDLANFLNGMGAKVRGAGTGVIRIEGVEKLSGVKHTVIPDRVEAGTYMAAAAISGGDVYIEGAISDHLGSVIAKLEEMGVTIHPDENGVRVIADRPLKAVDVKTLPYPGFPTDMQSQMMALLLASEGTSVVTETVFENRFMHVDEFQLMNAEIKVEGRSSIITGNAKLKGAKVTATDLRAGAALIIAGLVAEGTTEVGGVHHIDRGYVHLAEKLNGLGADIYRISVEEPKLDAAKASNEKVGEEVPLFKVQPTWA comes from the coding sequence ATGAGCAAATTTATCGTCCGCGGTGGCAAAAGGTTGACCGGAAGTGTCAAAGTTAGCGGCGCTAAAAATTCTGTTCTTCCGATCATCGCTGCCTCTCTCTTAGGGGAAGAAGGACAAAGCGTTATTATTGACGCTCCTCCTCTAGACGATGTGATGACGATTAACAAGGTGTTGGAATCGCTAGGAGCGGGTGTTACATACCGGGACGAAGTGATTACCGTAAATGCGGAGAAACTTACTTCCTGTGAGGCACCGTATGAATGGGTAAGTAAAATGCGGGCGTCATTTCTGGTCATGGGGCCATTGTTGACGCGTATGGGTCATACAAGAATTTCGCTTCCTGGTGGATGTGCCATCGGTACACGGCCTATTGATCAGCATTTGAAAGGTTTTGAAGCCATGGGCGCTGAGATCAGCTTGGGCCAAGGCTATATAGAAGCTCGTAGCCAAGGACGGTTGCGTGGCGCGAAAATTTATCTGGATGTGGCTTCCGTAGGTGCCACTCAAAATATTATGATGGCTGCAACATTGGCTGAAGGCGTGACTGTTCTGGAGAACGCGGCAAAAGAACCAGAGATTGTGGATCTTGCCAACTTCCTGAATGGAATGGGTGCCAAAGTACGAGGTGCCGGAACAGGAGTCATCCGCATCGAAGGTGTGGAGAAACTGTCTGGCGTGAAGCATACCGTCATTCCTGACCGGGTTGAAGCAGGTACCTATATGGCTGCTGCTGCAATCTCCGGTGGTGATGTGTATATCGAAGGTGCGATTTCAGACCACTTAGGTTCTGTTATTGCGAAGCTGGAAGAGATGGGTGTAACCATTCATCCTGACGAGAATGGCGTTCGTGTCATTGCAGATCGTCCGCTTAAGGCTGTGGATGTGAAAACATTACCATACCCAGGTTTCCCTACCGATATGCAATCCCAGATGATGGCACTCTTGCTTGCGTCTGAAGGAACCTCTGTTGTAACAGAGACTGTTTTTGAAAATCGCTTCATGCATGTGGATGAATTCCAATTGATGAATGCGGAGATCAAAGTTGAAGGACGTTCGTCCATCATCACGGGTAACGCCAAGCTGAAGGGTGCCAAAGTAACAGCTACCGATTTGCGTGCGGGTGCCGCACTTATTATCGCGGGTCTTGTTGCTGAAGGTACAACGGAAGTGGGCGGTGTTCATCACATCGACCGTGGCTACGTACATCTCGCTGAGAAACTTAACGGACTTGGAGCCGATATTTATCGTATTTCGGTTGAAGAGCCTAAGCTGGATGCAGCCAAAGCATCGAATGAAAAAGTCGGGGAAGAAGTACCTCTGTTCAAAGTACAACCGACCTGGGCATAA